From the genome of Apodemus sylvaticus chromosome 3, mApoSyl1.1, whole genome shotgun sequence, one region includes:
- the Pla2g2d gene encoding group IID secretory phospholipase A2 — MRLALLCGLLLAGVTTTQGGLLNLNKIVSHMTGKKAFFNYWPYGCHCGFGGKGQPKDAIDWCCQKHDCCYAHLKMDGCRILTDNYKYNISQGVIQCSDKGSWCERQLCACDKEVASCLKQNLDSYNKRLRYYWRSHCKGQTPTC, encoded by the exons ATGAGACTCGCCCTGCTTTGTGGGCTACTGCTGGCTG GTGTCACTACCACCCAGGGAGGACTCCTGAACCTGAACAAGATAGTCAGCCACATGACAGGGAAGAAGGCCTTCTTCAACTACTGGCCCTACGGCTGTCACTGTGGATTTGGTGGCAAAGGACAACCCAAAGATGCCATAGACTG GTGCTGTCAGAAGCATGATTGCTGCTATGCCCACCTGAAGATGGATGGATGCAGGATCCTGACAGACAATTACAAATACAACATTTCCCAGGGCGTTATCCAGTGCT CTGACAAAGGGAGCTGGTGCGAAAGGCAACTGTGTGCTTGTGACAAGGAGGTGGCCTCGTGCCTGAAGCAAAACCTGGACAGCTACAACAAGCGCCTGCGTTACTACTGGCGGTCCCACTGCAAAGGCCAGACTCCCACATGCTAG